A genomic segment from Desulfurella amilsii encodes:
- a CDS encoding glycosyltransferase family 2 protein translates to MSIGCAIITYNEEDSLERTLKSVEFCDEIVVVDSYSTDNTVNIAKKYTDKVFFNKFLNYGTQKNFAIEKLSTDWVLSIDADEVVGKNLKNEILKATQNSLFDGYYIKIQLVFLGKALHFGGAQNWHLRLFKKKLKFSESFVHEKVQSTKASHLKGKILHYSYKNLSDYIEKLNKYTTISASLKRKNKIHPLLRFNLEFFKRFILRGAFFDGYEGTLYALLSSFYQLIKYAKAKELQ, encoded by the coding sequence ATGAGTATAGGATGCGCTATTATAACCTACAACGAAGAAGATAGCCTAGAGCGCACCCTAAAAAGCGTAGAGTTTTGTGATGAAATTGTTGTTGTAGACTCATACAGCACAGACAATACTGTTAATATTGCAAAAAAATATACTGACAAAGTTTTTTTTAACAAATTTCTCAATTACGGTACACAAAAGAACTTTGCAATTGAAAAATTATCAACTGATTGGGTATTAAGTATTGATGCAGATGAGGTTGTTGGGAAAAACCTAAAAAACGAAATACTAAAGGCTACCCAAAATTCTTTGTTTGATGGCTACTATATAAAAATTCAGCTTGTTTTTTTGGGTAAAGCTTTGCATTTTGGCGGTGCACAAAACTGGCACTTAAGATTGTTTAAAAAAAAATTGAAATTTAGTGAGTCTTTCGTTCATGAAAAGGTTCAATCTACAAAGGCCTCCCATTTAAAAGGAAAAATTTTACATTACAGCTATAAAAACTTAAGTGATTACATTGAAAAATTAAATAAATATACAACTATTTCTGCTTCGTTAAAAAGAAAAAATAAAATACATCCTCTCTTGCGTTTTAATTTAGAGTTTTTTAAACGGTTCATTCTTCGTGGGGCTTTTTTTGACGGCTATGAAGGAACACTTTATGCTTTGCTTTCCAGTTTTTATCAGCTTATTAAATATGCCAAAGCAAAAGAGCTTCAATAA
- a CDS encoding metal-sulfur cluster assembly factor, producing MKLKPSEIAKALEEVYDPELGLDVVSLGFLYSISVDDDNVVVATITLTVPGCPLHIPITEDIREKIMELGAKDVFVDVVWDPPWNPSMMSEEARKRLLGE from the coding sequence ATGAAATTAAAACCTAGTGAGATCGCAAAAGCACTTGAGGAAGTATATGATCCAGAGTTGGGTCTAGATGTTGTATCTTTGGGATTTTTATACAGTATTTCAGTAGATGATGACAATGTAGTGGTAGCAACTATAACTTTGACAGTGCCAGGATGCCCACTTCACATACCTATAACTGAAGATATCAGAGAAAAAATCATGGAACTTGGCGCTAAAGATGTGTTTGTGGATGTTGTCTGGGATCCGCCGTGGAACCCTTCTATGATGAGCGAGGAAGCAAGAAAACGCCTTTTGGGTGAGTAA
- a CDS encoding acetate uptake transporter: MADGKMSNPGAVGLGAFALTTFVLNLANAGLVPAALFAVLPLGLFYGGLTQFVAGFFEFKTGNTFGMTAFTGYGAFWIALAFLIYMGPIWHWIPDAAFGAALGATLIAWTIFTAFMTALVFNTKHTTVITIFVLLLILFILLDIGHYTGSQAITTFAGYEGIITALAAWYGMYEAIKAQFDLTT, translated from the coding sequence ATGGCTGATGGGAAAATGTCTAACCCTGGAGCAGTAGGATTAGGAGCGTTTGCTCTCACGACATTTGTTCTTAACTTGGCTAATGCTGGTTTGGTCCCTGCAGCGTTGTTTGCTGTGTTGCCTTTGGGTTTGTTTTATGGTGGCTTGACTCAGTTTGTTGCTGGTTTTTTTGAGTTTAAGACGGGTAATACATTTGGTATGACGGCTTTTACTGGTTATGGTGCATTCTGGATTGCACTTGCCTTTTTAATCTACATGGGGCCAATTTGGCACTGGATCCCTGATGCAGCATTTGGCGCAGCTTTGGGTGCGACACTTATTGCATGGACAATATTTACTGCATTCATGACAGCTCTTGTTTTTAACACAAAGCACACTACTGTTATTACAATCTTTGTTTTGCTGCTTATTTTGTTCATACTGCTTGATATCGGTCACTACACTGGATCCCAAGCTATTACAACTTTTGCTGGCTATGAGGGTATAATCACAGCTTTGGCTGCATGGTATGGCATGTATGAAGCTATTAAGGCACAATTTGATTTAACCACATAA
- a CDS encoding polysaccharide deacetylase family protein: MVIIALLFLAIIVFLLRYNFFRLPKKGLVVLLYHSVTDKKSFTSLDKFSVSISKFEKQIKFLKKMGYESARTENIDEILTSELYKTKKYVLITFDDGYKNNLDAAEILKKYNFSAIFFIATGYIGKSLDNTPMLDENDIERLISLGMEIGSHSHLHIKLSELPQEEIIDNIRQSKQILSKLGNIDDFAYPFGNYDNMVIGVLKSYHFKRAYIIGQSVNTAQYNPYLIKRSIIRKSTNYLDLYLILTRGRSRI, encoded by the coding sequence ATGGTTATTATTGCACTCCTTTTTCTTGCAATTATCGTTTTTTTGTTGCGCTATAATTTTTTTCGCTTGCCTAAAAAAGGTCTTGTAGTTTTATTATACCATAGTGTTACTGATAAAAAGAGTTTTACAAGTCTGGATAAATTCAGCGTTAGTATAAGTAAATTTGAAAAGCAAATCAAATTCTTAAAAAAAATGGGTTATGAGTCTGCTAGAACAGAAAATATTGACGAAATTTTAACAAGTGAGCTTTATAAAACAAAAAAGTATGTATTGATAACATTTGATGATGGTTATAAAAACAATTTAGATGCAGCAGAAATTTTAAAAAAATACAATTTTAGTGCAATTTTTTTTATAGCTACTGGGTATATTGGAAAATCTCTTGATAATACACCAATGCTTGATGAAAATGATATTGAGCGTTTAATTAGTCTGGGTATGGAAATTGGGTCGCACTCTCATTTGCATATTAAATTGTCAGAATTACCACAAGAAGAGATTATTGATAATATCAGGCAGTCTAAACAAATATTATCTAAGCTTGGAAACATCGATGATTTTGCATATCCTTTTGGAAACTATGATAACATGGTTATTGGTGTACTAAAATCTTATCATTTCAAAAGAGCCTATATCATAGGTCAGTCAGTTAACACAGCGCAGTATAATCCATATTTAATCAAAAGATCTATTATCCGTAAGTCGACAAATTATTTAGATTTATACTTAATATTAACGCGTGGTCGTTCACGTATATAA
- the ppsA gene encoding phosphoenolpyruvate synthase — MKFIKWLDEVSISDVGLVGGKNASLGEMIQELKSEGVSVPYGFALTAQSYWYLLESANIKDKIQSTLKNLNTNDINYLQTKCALVRQTIEQAKLPEDLLKEIKEAYIKLSSMYSTQNADVAVRSSATAEDLPDASFAGQQDTYLNVISIDNVIKYVKKCYASIFTDRATSYRHDKGFNHFDIALSVAVQKMVRSDKAASGVMFSIDTESGFDKVVVINASYGLGELVVAGKVNPDEFMVFKPTLGKGFKSIIKKNLGSKLSKAIYDETGGIKEVETTDQERLSYALSDEDILTLASWAVKIENHYTKKRGHYSPMDIEWAKDGELNQLFIVQARPETVHSQKNLSIMETYKLKEKGKIITKGVAVGSKIASGVARVLLDASKISEFKEGEVLVTDMTDPDWEPIMKKAKAIVTNRGGRTCHAAIISRELGVPAIVGCGNATNVIKAGDEITISCAEGDEGFVYKGKLDFEVETLDLSSLQRPKTQIKLNLGNPALALSSANIPNDGIGLARMEFIISSFIQVHPLALIHFDELGDKEAKKRIKELTQGYSYKPQYFIDKLAQGVALLAASVYPKPILVRMSDFKTNEYANLIGGAQFEPEEENPMIGWRGASRYYSDNYKEGFALECLAMKKVRDEFGLTNIQLMIPFCRTPEEGRQVVEEMRKNGLVQGENGLEIYVMAEIPSNVVCADEYAQIFDGFSIGSNDLTQLTLGIDRDSGLIAHLFNERHIAVKRMISMLIKTAHKHNKSVGICGQAPSDFPDFAEFLVEEGINSMSLNPDSVMLTTLKVLEVEKKLGR; from the coding sequence ATGAAATTTATAAAATGGCTTGATGAAGTGTCAATTAGCGATGTTGGCTTAGTCGGCGGGAAAAATGCCTCTTTAGGCGAAATGATACAAGAACTTAAAAGCGAGGGTGTTAGTGTGCCATATGGGTTTGCGCTAACTGCACAATCTTATTGGTATTTATTAGAAAGTGCTAATATCAAAGATAAAATTCAATCTACACTTAAAAACCTTAATACAAATGATATAAATTATTTACAAACAAAGTGTGCTTTAGTTAGGCAAACGATAGAACAGGCCAAGCTACCTGAAGATTTACTAAAAGAAATAAAAGAAGCCTATATCAAGCTATCCAGCATGTATTCTACACAAAATGCAGATGTTGCAGTAAGGTCGTCTGCTACAGCAGAGGATTTGCCTGATGCCTCATTTGCAGGTCAGCAGGATACGTATCTCAATGTAATAAGCATAGATAATGTTATAAAGTATGTAAAAAAATGCTATGCATCTATTTTTACAGATAGGGCTACATCTTACAGACACGATAAAGGGTTTAACCATTTTGATATCGCATTGTCTGTGGCAGTTCAAAAAATGGTGCGCTCTGATAAAGCTGCAAGTGGCGTAATGTTTAGTATTGACACAGAAAGCGGTTTTGACAAAGTAGTGGTAATCAATGCAAGTTATGGTTTGGGTGAGCTTGTTGTTGCTGGTAAAGTAAACCCAGATGAATTTATGGTGTTTAAGCCAACGCTTGGTAAAGGGTTCAAATCAATAATAAAAAAGAATTTAGGCTCAAAGCTATCAAAGGCAATATATGACGAGACAGGCGGTATTAAAGAGGTAGAAACTACAGATCAAGAAAGGTTGTCTTATGCTTTAAGCGATGAGGATATATTAACGCTTGCATCGTGGGCAGTTAAGATTGAAAACCACTACACAAAAAAACGCGGGCACTACTCGCCTATGGATATAGAGTGGGCTAAAGACGGTGAGTTAAATCAGTTATTTATTGTTCAGGCAAGACCAGAAACTGTGCACTCTCAAAAAAATTTGAGCATTATGGAGACCTACAAATTAAAAGAAAAAGGTAAAATTATAACAAAAGGCGTTGCCGTTGGCAGCAAGATTGCAAGTGGTGTTGCGCGTGTATTGCTAGATGCAAGTAAAATTTCTGAGTTTAAAGAAGGCGAAGTGCTTGTAACAGACATGACAGACCCTGATTGGGAACCAATAATGAAAAAAGCAAAAGCAATTGTTACAAATCGTGGTGGCAGAACGTGCCATGCTGCTATTATATCAAGGGAGTTGGGTGTGCCCGCCATTGTGGGCTGTGGCAATGCTACCAATGTAATAAAAGCGGGTGATGAAATTACAATTTCGTGCGCAGAGGGTGATGAAGGCTTTGTATACAAAGGTAAGCTTGACTTTGAAGTTGAAACACTTGATCTATCATCTCTGCAAAGGCCAAAAACTCAAATTAAACTTAATTTAGGAAACCCAGCACTTGCCCTATCGTCTGCAAATATTCCAAACGATGGGATTGGTCTTGCAAGGATGGAGTTTATCATAAGTTCATTTATCCAGGTTCACCCGCTTGCGCTTATTCACTTTGACGAGCTAGGAGATAAAGAGGCAAAAAAACGCATCAAAGAGCTGACACAAGGCTACAGCTACAAGCCTCAGTATTTTATAGATAAATTGGCGCAAGGTGTTGCTCTTTTGGCAGCAAGTGTTTATCCAAAACCTATTTTAGTTAGAATGAGCGATTTTAAAACAAACGAATATGCCAATTTAATAGGTGGAGCTCAGTTTGAGCCCGAAGAAGAAAACCCTATGATCGGTTGGAGGGGTGCATCGAGGTATTATTCAGACAATTATAAAGAAGGTTTTGCACTAGAGTGTCTTGCAATGAAAAAGGTTCGCGATGAGTTTGGGCTTACAAATATCCAGCTTATGATACCATTTTGCAGAACACCAGAAGAAGGCAGACAAGTTGTTGAAGAGATGCGGAAAAACGGTCTTGTTCAAGGTGAAAATGGCCTTGAAATTTATGTTATGGCAGAAATCCCAAGCAATGTTGTATGCGCAGACGAGTATGCTCAAATCTTCGATGGTTTTTCTATTGGGTCAAACGATTTAACGCAATTAACACTGGGTATTGATAGAGATTCGGGTCTTATTGCCCATTTATTTAACGAAAGGCATATTGCGGTAAAACGCATGATTTCAATGCTAATTAAAACCGCGCACAAGCATAATAAGAGTGTGGGTATCTGTGGTCAAGCGCCCAGTGATTTCCCAGACTTTGCGGAATTTTTAGTTGAAGAGGGCATTAATTCTATGAGTCTAAATCCAGATAGCGTTATGTTAACAACATTAAAAGTCCTTGAAGTAGAGAAAAAATTGGGTAGGTAA
- the gatA gene encoding Asp-tRNA(Asn)/Glu-tRNA(Gln) amidotransferase subunit GatA — protein sequence MIEKPLHELLDLIQKKEITAKDIFDELLAHIKARSADINAYISVIENFTQKDGGLNGMPIAVKDNIMLKGTKTTCASKILSNFESIYDATVIGKLKQSGANFIGKTNMDEFAMGSSCETSFFGPVKNPWDKTRVSGGSSGGSAAAVASGLAIAALGSDTGGSIRQPASFCGVVGLKPTYGRVSRYGLVAFASSLDQIGPITRDVNDACLLLNIIAGFDPKDSTSVNIEVPNYLESLSEDLKGVKIGIYESALGSVPDYIASSIENAIDTYKKLGASIQKIDLPHIKYSISDYYILACAEASSNLARFDGVKYGFRASGESLEEMYVNTRSEGFGAEVKRRIMLGTYVLSSGYYDAYYVRSLRLRNLIKKDFDNAFSQVDAIILPTTPSDAFKIGEVTKPLDMYLSDTFTISANLAGIPAISVPCGFSKNNLPLGLQILSNAFREDILLKIAYAFEQQHDFHKKIPIME from the coding sequence ATGATTGAAAAACCCTTACATGAATTACTCGATCTCATTCAAAAAAAAGAAATAACAGCAAAAGATATCTTTGATGAATTGCTTGCACATATTAAGGCAAGGAGTGCAGATATAAATGCATATATAAGTGTAATTGAAAACTTTACACAAAAAGACGGCGGACTTAATGGTATGCCTATTGCCGTAAAAGACAATATTATGTTAAAAGGTACAAAAACCACATGTGCATCAAAAATACTGTCAAATTTCGAAAGTATCTATGATGCAACTGTTATAGGAAAACTAAAACAATCTGGTGCCAATTTTATTGGAAAAACAAATATGGATGAGTTTGCTATGGGCTCATCATGTGAAACGTCATTCTTTGGACCCGTAAAGAATCCATGGGATAAGACGCGTGTGAGCGGTGGCTCAAGCGGTGGCTCTGCGGCCGCTGTAGCATCAGGTTTAGCCATTGCTGCTTTAGGCTCAGATACGGGCGGGTCTATTAGGCAGCCTGCTAGTTTTTGTGGTGTTGTTGGCCTTAAGCCCACATACGGGCGTGTTTCAAGGTATGGCCTTGTGGCTTTTGCTTCAAGTTTAGATCAAATTGGGCCAATAACGAGGGATGTTAATGATGCATGTTTGCTTCTTAATATCATTGCGGGTTTTGATCCAAAGGATTCTACTTCTGTAAATATTGAAGTGCCAAATTACTTAGAGAGTTTAAGCGAAGATTTAAAAGGTGTTAAAATTGGCATTTATGAGTCCGCGTTAGGTTCTGTCCCAGATTATATTGCGAGCTCTATAGAAAACGCAATAGATACTTATAAAAAACTTGGGGCAAGTATCCAAAAAATTGATTTGCCTCACATTAAGTACTCTATATCAGATTACTATATTTTAGCCTGTGCTGAAGCATCGAGCAACTTAGCTCGCTTTGATGGTGTAAAATATGGATTTAGAGCTAGTGGCGAATCTTTGGAAGAAATGTATGTAAACACAAGAAGCGAAGGTTTTGGTGCAGAAGTAAAGCGCAGAATAATGCTGGGCACATATGTGCTCTCAAGCGGTTATTACGATGCTTATTATGTACGTTCTCTAAGATTGAGAAATCTTATCAAGAAAGATTTTGATAATGCCTTTAGCCAAGTGGATGCTATTATTTTACCCACTACCCCAAGCGATGCGTTTAAGATTGGCGAAGTGACAAAACCTCTTGATATGTATTTATCTGATACATTTACAATTTCAGCCAACCTTGCAGGTATTCCAGCGATTAGTGTGCCATGTGGGTTTAGTAAAAACAATTTGCCGCTTGGCTTGCAAATCTTGTCAAATGCGTTTAGAGAGGATATATTGTTAAAAATTGCATATGCATTTGAGCAGCAACATGATTTTCATAAAAAAATACCTATAATGGAGTAA
- a CDS encoding TldD/PmbA family protein — MYEDSFGLLKNAGFDFFDIYMEDSFTRTIESKNRQIENVNFSTDKGVGIRGVKEFSTLFASTNNTSQESVYKKTKFICDVISPKEGINIVEMPQMSIYSYKGYPTDLDSVKGIIDTVNTIAYKSPYIIQASVTYSDKLKEIAILNEEGNLLREKRTYTLLYIELVARLDNILQTIRKPLSAMGGFEFLEGINFETLTHEMVEKVEQLLKSPHLEPALMSVVLDSSAGGTMIHEAVGHGLEADLVFESMSVYKDKLGTKVANEKITVVDDACVEKARGSFVFDDEGTHGMRKILIKNGVLNDYMFDKMYAKANNRLSNGGARRQSYAYVPIPRMSNTYILPGNDNKEAIIGSIGHGLLVKKMGGGQVNPVTGDFVFEVSEGYLIEKGKVKHMVRGATLIGNGPKILQEIDMVGDDFGTEVGTCGKSSQGVPVTDGEPTLRIPKIMIGG; from the coding sequence ATGTACGAAGATTCATTTGGCTTACTAAAAAATGCTGGTTTTGATTTTTTTGACATTTATATGGAAGATTCTTTTACGCGTACAATAGAATCGAAAAATAGGCAAATAGAAAATGTAAATTTCAGCACAGACAAAGGTGTTGGCATAAGAGGCGTAAAGGAGTTTTCTACACTTTTTGCATCAACCAATAATACCTCGCAAGAAAGTGTGTATAAAAAAACGAAGTTTATATGTGATGTGATCAGTCCAAAAGAAGGTATTAATATAGTTGAAATGCCTCAAATGAGCATTTATTCTTACAAAGGCTACCCTACAGACCTTGATTCAGTTAAAGGGATAATTGATACGGTCAATACCATAGCGTACAAAAGCCCATACATTATCCAGGCAAGCGTAACATACTCTGATAAACTTAAAGAGATTGCAATTTTAAACGAAGAGGGCAATCTTTTACGGGAAAAACGCACATATACGCTTTTGTATATAGAACTTGTTGCTAGGCTTGATAATATATTACAAACTATCAGAAAGCCACTGTCTGCTATGGGGGGTTTTGAGTTTTTAGAAGGCATAAATTTTGAAACTCTAACGCACGAAATGGTAGAAAAAGTTGAGCAATTACTTAAAAGCCCCCACTTAGAGCCCGCTTTAATGAGCGTTGTGCTAGACTCAAGCGCGGGTGGCACAATGATACATGAAGCGGTAGGCCATGGTTTAGAGGCTGATTTAGTATTTGAATCAATGAGTGTTTATAAAGATAAATTGGGTACAAAGGTTGCAAATGAAAAGATAACCGTTGTTGACGATGCATGTGTGGAAAAGGCACGTGGATCGTTTGTTTTTGATGATGAAGGCACGCATGGTATGCGCAAAATCCTTATCAAAAATGGCGTACTTAATGACTATATGTTTGATAAGATGTATGCAAAAGCAAATAACAGACTTTCAAATGGGGGTGCACGCAGGCAATCATACGCATATGTACCCATTCCGAGAATGTCTAATACATACATATTGCCAGGAAATGATAATAAAGAAGCAATAATTGGTAGCATAGGACATGGTTTGCTTGTTAAAAAAATGGGCGGTGGACAAGTTAACCCCGTGACGGGAGATTTTGTTTTTGAAGTGTCAGAAGGCTATCTTATAGAAAAAGGCAAAGTAAAGCACATGGTAAGAGGAGCGACACTTATTGGCAATGGGCCTAAAATTTTGCAGGAAATTGATATGGTTGGCGATGATTTTGGCACAGAAGTGGGCACATGTGGTAAAAGTTCTCAAGGTGTGCCTGTAACAGATGGTGAGCCTACGCTTAGAATACCAAAAATTATGATTGGAGGCTAA
- the truA gene encoding tRNA pseudouridine(38-40) synthase TruA — MKISYDGTGFFGMQRQKNKPTIQQSLEYALKQLFGADININYAGRTDTGVHALGHVVDFFADKPLDLSVVKRALNALLPSQIRVTGVFLASDDFHSRYSCIFRDYVYIINTAEVCMPFLKNYVWHVPKLNISRLDEVKGLFVGYKDFAPFSKASMGKNTNRLIQYVRIKQKSFFVMIFIRANAFLRGMVRLMVGTMVSYSRGLITKDQIMQIFERSGSSHLLKAPACGLYFKRAIY, encoded by the coding sequence TTGAAGATATCATACGACGGCACTGGTTTTTTTGGGATGCAAAGGCAAAAAAATAAGCCTACCATTCAGCAAAGTCTTGAGTATGCACTTAAGCAGCTATTTGGTGCTGATATAAATATAAATTATGCAGGAAGAACAGATACAGGTGTACATGCACTAGGCCACGTGGTAGATTTTTTTGCCGACAAACCGCTAGATTTAAGTGTCGTCAAAAGAGCTTTAAACGCATTGTTACCATCTCAAATTCGTGTTACTGGTGTTTTTTTAGCTTCAGATGATTTTCATTCGCGCTATAGTTGTATTTTTAGAGATTATGTGTATATTATCAATACTGCGGAAGTATGTATGCCGTTTTTAAAAAACTATGTATGGCACGTCCCAAAATTAAATATTTCAAGATTAGATGAGGTTAAAGGTTTGTTTGTTGGGTATAAAGACTTTGCACCATTCTCAAAAGCTTCTATGGGCAAAAACACAAACCGATTAATTCAGTACGTTAGGATTAAGCAAAAGAGCTTTTTTGTGATGATATTTATTAGGGCAAACGCATTTTTGCGTGGTATGGTAAGGTTAATGGTTGGCACTATGGTATCCTACTCAAGAGGATTAATTACTAAAGATCAAATTATGCAGATCTTTGAAAGGTCAGGAAGCTCGCATTTGCTAAAAGCGCCAGCGTGTGGTTTGTACTTTAAAAGGGCAATCTATTAG
- the gatC gene encoding Asp-tRNA(Asn)/Glu-tRNA(Gln) amidotransferase subunit GatC gives MINKEELKKLEKLAKLKFKDEEIEQFNRQLNDILEYMKELDELDLSSVDALLNPLSSVNFFRDDKVEKAFSVEEILKNAPHAFDRYFVVPKVI, from the coding sequence ATGATTAATAAAGAAGAATTAAAAAAATTAGAAAAATTGGCGAAATTAAAATTTAAAGACGAAGAGATTGAACAATTTAATAGACAGTTAAACGATATTTTAGAATACATGAAAGAGCTGGATGAACTTGATTTGTCAAGTGTTGATGCGCTTTTAAATCCGCTTTCAAGCGTTAATTTCTTTAGGGATGACAAAGTAGAAAAGGCTTTTAGTGTAGAAGAAATACTCAAAAACGCACCCCACGCCTTTGATAGGTATTTTGTAGTACCAAAGGTTATTTAA
- a CDS encoding helix-turn-helix domain-containing protein — translation MEMSEKIKVQRKKKSLTLKALAEKVGCTDAYISQIETGKAMPSISILKKLAESLDIEVKDLLSDEKQQDKIFLTKNERTQIIYPGSHIKAELLVSKISNKMMEPLYKIVPVGCDSQGEHRHNGEEFGYILKGKLELRIGSQTAVLEAGDSFYFSSLLPHYYKNIGDVDVETIWVVAPPVL, via the coding sequence ATGGAAATGTCAGAAAAGATAAAGGTCCAAAGGAAAAAGAAAAGTTTAACGCTTAAGGCCCTAGCCGAAAAAGTCGGCTGCACGGATGCATATATTTCTCAAATAGAAACAGGTAAGGCGATGCCATCCATAAGTATTTTGAAAAAGTTAGCCGAAAGTTTGGATATAGAAGTAAAAGATCTACTCAGCGACGAAAAACAGCAAGATAAAATATTCTTAACCAAAAATGAACGTACGCAAATCATTTACCCTGGTAGCCATATTAAAGCCGAGTTGCTAGTGTCCAAGATTTCTAATAAAATGATGGAGCCTTTGTATAAAATAGTACCGGTTGGTTGCGATTCTCAAGGTGAGCATAGGCACAATGGCGAAGAATTTGGATACATTCTAAAAGGCAAGCTGGAGTTAAGAATTGGTAGTCAAACCGCTGTATTGGAAGCCGGTGATAGTTTTTACTTTTCCTCGCTTTTGCCACATTATTACAAGAATATAGGTGATGTAGATGTGGAAACTATATGGGTTGTGGCGCCGCCTGTGCTTTAA
- the rsmG gene encoding 16S rRNA (guanine(527)-N(7))-methyltransferase RsmG, whose product MYNQNQLEYLLKNENLIETETVEKIKAYIANLEKWNNAINLTSKNFDYFTHIRDSLMFFELFKSPKGKLLDIGSGNGFPVIILAIVCPKLEITMVESSTKKCAFLRDTISKLSLNANVLNKNIMDIQPKNNFDFATIRGLKCSYEMEIKLNFILADNYGKLFVWAYPPPSLKRFTLLHSVCKNNKYLHLYIKAQAAPQPI is encoded by the coding sequence ATGTACAATCAAAACCAGCTTGAATATTTGCTTAAAAATGAAAACTTAATTGAGACAGAAACAGTTGAAAAAATAAAAGCGTATATAGCTAACCTTGAAAAATGGAATAATGCAATTAACTTAACATCCAAAAATTTTGATTATTTTACACATATCAGAGATAGCTTGATGTTTTTTGAGCTATTTAAAAGCCCAAAAGGAAAATTATTGGATATAGGTTCAGGAAATGGCTTTCCTGTGATAATTTTAGCTATAGTATGCCCTAAGTTAGAAATTACAATGGTAGAATCAAGCACAAAAAAATGCGCATTCTTAAGAGATACTATAAGCAAACTATCTTTAAATGCTAATGTGCTGAATAAAAATATAATGGATATTCAACCTAAAAACAATTTTGATTTTGCTACTATAAGAGGCTTGAAATGTAGCTATGAAATGGAAATAAAGTTAAACTTTATTTTAGCCGACAATTATGGTAAATTATTTGTATGGGCGTACCCACCGCCTTCATTAAAAAGATTTACTCTTTTACACTCAGTTTGCAAAAATAATAAGTATTTACACTTATATATTAAAGCACAGGCGGCGCCACAACCCATATAG